TATATGAAGAGTAGGTGACAGAATTGTACGGTTTTGTTTGTCTGCCGAAAGCTGGAAGTAAAGCAGCAAACCTAGAGAAGATCTTCTTTTTTGTGAAGGTTCGATGTACATTACTGAAGTTagtttctttgttcttttttcttcgAAAAATATATTCCTTGGGATGATTTTTCCTTGGGATTCCTAATAGTATTTCTGTTTAAACCTCACCATTTAGAGGTTGATACCAAATTGTTGGAATAAGATGGGGAAACCGTTAGTTCAAATAATTTTGGCGAGTATATATAAGATGATTTGTTGTGCTATTTATTGAGTCTTATTGGATGATCTGGTAGGCGTAGTTCTCTGTATGTACGATCAAAATTAATGGCTTCTGTTGGTTGCCGGTGAGGTTGTAATTATTCTTAATAGTtgtcatataatatataatcaatgGACGTTCATGCTTCAGGATGGAGATAGGGTTCTTTTGACCTCCTCAAACATAGCTAATAAATAGATTCTAAGTTAGGAGATCGTGAACGGTTAGCTTAGAATAAGAATATTTACTAGTCTTAGAGAAAATAGTTAACGAAAGAcaaaaagttatttattttcttgagAGATTAGGTAGCACGccactcgcttcgtttatttcatttaaaaataaacttagcttgaaaataatttgattgaccTATGAGACTATGGTCTACCCTATATAGTAGTATAAGCGctgtggaaaataaaatcatccATGCAACAAGGCAATCAGGCTTTTCTAAATAGCCCTTGAGCGTATTCTGTCTTGGCCGAGGCCAAGGATGTCGTAGAATTGTGCCAAAAAACTTGAGGCCGAATCTTCCCTGGTAGCCTTCagcaaataaaagtaaatatcacatatatatatatatatatatatatagatgaatgATAATAGTGAAAGCTGTAAAATGTGATATAgaagttttaatttttcatactGCTTCGTGCTGTTCTGCTGTCAGAGAGATCGAACGGATCAATCAGAAATTCAGAATGAGGGAGCAACAAAAAATGAATCAACAAATGGACTGAAAGAATGAACATAGCATGGTCTTTTCAACAACGCAATGTCCATGAAGCAAAACTCAAAAGAGTCCAAGAAAAAAGTTAGGACTCCCTCCAATAATTTATTGTGGAGATGCCGGCAGTGTGTCAGGTGGATCTTCAGTTTGTGGTAGCGAAGAATCAAAATCAAGGGTCGGGTATTCTCCCGGTGGCCCTTCCTGAGGTTGTATCAACAGTAACTGAGTCGAGTCTCCTACGACATCCGCCCATCCATAGTGAGCTTCGGCCCTTCCATGAACAATCAGTAGTACAGCAATTAGATTCATCGTTCGAGCAAGATAACAGAAACCTTATAGCATTGAAATTGTGCACAAGATTCATATTCTAGAAAGCATAGAGTTGCGAGAGAAGGTGTAGAGCCATCTTACTCATAATAGGTCTCCTCTTCTACAACGATGTCCCAACTTTCACCTGTCGTGCTTTTACCATATTTGTGAACTTTCCtgcaaaaagagaaaagtaactCGAAAGACTGCAGAGAAAAGTCTGTACTACCCGAAGCTGGTACATAACATGTTTAGATTGGAGGAAAATTACAGGCTTGCTTTGTTATTATCAAAAGAAAGCTCCTCCTGCAAACTCAACCATTCAATGACCTGGAAGTTTATTCCTAAGTTTCCCTACACTCCAAGCAAGTTATAATTGTCAAAAGTCCGAGGACTTGTGAACTCCTGTACTCCACATTGATCaccttaataaatattttattatattttcttatataaacCTACCAGAAGACTTATGAAAAGGGATTTAGTAGCAGTGCACAGATGGTGGGTGTTTTCTCtagtttttattattaaatgagTACTATACGTAACTCGTAAAGTTCTGAGGAAGGTTTCTGCGGTGCAGCCAAAACGTACTAGAGAACAAAGTAGAACAGATATCACTTGTGCAGCTATATACAATCAGTATACACATAAACTGCATCCAAAAGCTCCAAAAGGGAAGGACAAACTGGagtactatacatatatatgagaAAATGCTGACGCAATCGCTAATATGTTTATGACAGACGGAAAACCATCAAGAGATGTGAGCCAATAAGATCATCAATTCATACCCATTACCAAAGTGCTCCTCACCCCAGGTTCTTGTCCAACCTAGGAAAACCAAAAAACTAAGGATTAAATGtttcaaagaaaataaacaGGGGATAAAAAtacgagaaaaataaaatcaagagtTTTTAGCAAGCAAAAAACTCTATAAGATATAGAGACAGCTATATATAAGCATTCAGATTATGGTTTTAACATTCTTCCACACCTGTACAACACGTTATGCATCTACAGTAGTTCAAGAAAACTTATGGGCCACTTCGGAAAAGAACTTTCAAGAAGAACATATCATTGCACGAAACCAAAACAATCCAATGACACTTTTGGTGAGTAATGAAAAGTATTTATCTACATCTTATCTACAAGACTACAAAACAAGGTTTTTAACTGCTGGTACACATATGGGAGTCAGCAATCAGCATATCAAGCAGGAACTGAGCATGCGAAATAGATAGCAAAATGGCACAACAGATCAAATTGGAAGATGTTACGTTCTCATGGTTACACATCAAAAAAGAAAGGTGAATCGACACCAATATCCTTGCAAAATCATCATattatatagggaaaacttcaaataccccccttgtggtttcactttttctcactttagtaccctgtggtttaaagtatatcaaattagtaccctgtggttttgcactttttcactttagtaccctgtggtttaaagtgtatcaatttagtatcctgtggtttcgaattttctcactttagtaccctgtggtttaaaaaccatagggtactaacttgatacaaaaataaaaccacagggtactaacttgatacaaaaataaaaccacagagtactaacttgatacactttaaaccacagggtacaaaagtgagaaagtgtgaaatcacagggtactaactggatacactttaaaccacagggtactaaaatgaaaaaaatacgaaaccacaaggggggtttttgaaattttccctattatatatacacccgtgaataataaattttcatatgTACCCCTCAAGTCTAGCTTCTTATGAGAATACCATATCTAAAGTTAGGGAATTATGGTATTTACGACGaaaaattgattttacattAGAAATTCATAAGTCCAAGGATACATATATGtcagaatcaaaaaaaaaaattcgaagtGCGTATGTGATATTCAGCTTTGGCAGGGATACCTATGGAGATGATAATTTTGCAGGGGTACATATGTAAACatatgaaaagaaaatttattgcATACTTGAACTTTGAGCGATAATGGCAAGTTAGGAGATCTCCATTATGGAAAGCTAGAGTATGTCCATAGTGAAATGAAAAAACCTACGTTCACCCGCAGGAGATACATGCCAAGTCTCCCCTTGCCGCGAACCAATTCCTGCAAAGAACTTTTCCTCCCATTTGTCTCCCCATCTGGTGCCTAATTTAGTCTCTGCCCATTTATCTGTCCTGTAAAAAGAGATTCAGAttccatctttcttttttcaatctGAAAGTACTTGGAGAAGGCATGAAAACTAGGAGAGCAAGTCAGCTTATCACAGGCAAGGATAAATTATATCAGAAGTCTCGATAGAAGAAGTCTATATGCTTTGCAagttaaattttcaataaaagacaacaatatattataatcaGAACACAAATTGCATATATCTACCACACAGATTAATGTAACAAAGTGGAAGATGATTTGCTCAATACAAAAAGAGCTGAAGATGGTTCAACTTGATGATATAAGTGCAGaacaaaagaacagagtgggtTGTACATATCAATATATGTCTCACGATAACTTCTAACAGGGCATTTCAAGAGAAAAATGTAGAGCATTGAGCATGCCACATTTGCTAGTACAAAATTACAAGCAAGTGCACTTGCGTTTCCTTTTAAAATTCTGGtaataaattcttaaatttcAATCAAATATCCACTGATATATGAATTTAAGAAACATACCCCCATTCTATGATTTCTGTCAACAGAAGGTTAATTGGTGTATATGTTACAAGAAAGAATTTCGTAACAGGTGAGGGTGGATTGAGAAACAATGGACCACTTGAGACTAACCATTTGACTACGTAGCCTCTTCCATCATAGTGTTCTCCCCACTTCTCCCACCAGGACTGGTCATTCAGCCTCCCATACTTATGAGCTCCTTTCTCTGTCCAACCTTTAGCATCATACTTTTCCCACCTAGAAGCAATAGAGGATGTTGCAGGTAATGATTGATAAACAATAAGCTAAATGTGAACAAAAGAGCATGTCACAATCACAATAACTTCCAGTACTTACCATTTCTCGTACCATCCAGCATTTTCTTTGCCTGATTTTGCTTGTTTTTCTGCGCTCCTCCTTATCCTTGCAAGATTACTATAGATAGGTGTGAGGCACTTAGTGTACTATAGGATAATAATTGCAGATTTTCTCCAAGTAAAACATTGTCTAAGTATTACCAAGAATAgctacaaaagaaaataaaaataatggaTCTATCTGAAAAACACGATAATGTGCCACACATAGATACAAATCCTATCTATCATCGTCCAATTGTTCCAGTCTTTATCATGTTCCATAGCTACAGAAAAGCTTCTTATTGGAGTCAAAATGTGCCTACAAGATCTTTAAGCTTGTTCACTTTACTGAAGCAGGTATTCATTATCAACTTTTGAAACAAACATAAATTACACTTTCACTACTAGTAATTCTCATCCTGAAGCATATTGCAattctttactttttatatgatgttcgcaaaaagaaaaaagtaaacaGAATAATTGCCAATTGATAACCATGCAGAAGTTGTTAATTTATAGCACCACAGCATTGAAATGAGACTAGATAGTACTACACCTCCATTCATCTTGGTACAAAACTTCTTGCCATGTTTCCCACCATGAATCTCCTTCAGCATTCTTCCCGGATTTTTCTGCGCCtattaaagaaaatgaaagaaactAAAAGGCCACCAACAGCGAGAAACTAAATGCCAACAATATGagtttgtaaatttttgtaGAGTAGATTGATTACAAGAAAGCATATTTTGGCCTCTTATCATCAAACAAGTAACAGTATAATCTCTTCGTTCAAGTAATTGCCAGTACAAACCCAACAGCCATTAAGGGAAACATACCTAACTCTTTATATCCGCTCCAATCACTTTTCTCCCACCACTGCCAAGTAAAATTAAGAGAGTCAGCCAAAATAACTCGCATAACATGATACTCAATCTGCTGTAGCAATGCATAAACATCGTTCTAGTATATTTAAAATGGTACAAGAAATAATAGGGCATCATCTAATGCCAAGTTGGTCATGACCAGAAGAGCTAGACTAATCACTTTCATCAAAGCCTTTACTAAGTGATAAGGGTTATTGGGTTCAACTGGGTATAACACTACATAGAGCAAGCGATCCAGGAAACTGGCAGTTTTCTGGCAAACTAGCCAACCTAGcaaccaaatttaaaaataaatgcacTGAAAAATTCAAAGAGCTAATAGAAGGTAAGATCATGGCTCATGCCATATTATAGCACTTGCTCAAAAGAGAGGGATTTATATGTGGCATGCAGAGGAATCATAACTACTATATAGTCATAAAAACCACATTACAAATTCAATGTTTCGTGCAGTCAGAAAACAGGAATAGATAGAACTCTTtaagtaaaaatagaaaattgaaCATCTTTTAGAATCTTCTCTTGAAAAGAATTGAAAcagataaaaataaacaaattaaacgAATCCATGTAAATTAAATATCCAAGATCATGAGGATAAAGAGAAGGATAAAAGATTAAAGGGTTCTTTGATGCAAACCGAaaggttgccaaaattgaattttcaagtttgcttttgtttaaagataaaactaggttcaatttatcaATTCCGATGAACTTTAAGCAAGaaagcaaaaatttcagcaagacaaaaattaaaatcgaattgaagtaatactaagatgatgataaaccttcaatatatgagataataacaacaAACTGAAAATACACATAATAGTTCCAAAAGGTAAATTCGGCTTTATCGGACTTAAAGCTTTAGGTttggttgtttggcaaatatggttGGTAATAGCAGAAGGCTAGATTAAAAGGGAATAATAGGATATCAGGAGATAagagatacaaaaagtgcacCATTCACACGATTGCGGGGGATCCACGATCGACGAGAAGGGCGGTACACAACGGGTAGAATTTCGGCAACGGGAAAGAAGATGAGGTAGTAACttggaagaaaagaagaggtAGAAGTAGAAGCCGATCTTGTCACGAGGAAGAAGCGACAACGATCAAGTCGAGGAAGAAAACGATCTTGGCGCGAGAAAGAAGCGTCGATGATCTCACCGGAAAATAGAACACCAAGGATAAAGAGtgagagtagaattttctattcatccaaaTTATATCCCTTAAGGCTTTAAgaaccatgtatttatagtATTGAGAGCCCtctgataataaattattgtcttttcgttttcaacaCAACACGGTCACCCAAGAGTCATGCATAGAAAACGAAGCAACTTTGGGAATTTCAAAgatctttcttttatttttttgggaattccaaaggtctttttgggattgtttttttgtttatgaGAGAAAAGGATTTGGAttagccaaatcaactaaaaccaaatgatttaagtccgaatcaaacactaacatacaaaataaaaaaaaattgcattcgaaaataaaacgagatttatttgctgcatcaTTCTTTTGCATCTATATAACCTGCGAATATGCGAAGTAGCAAAAATAAATATGGAAAATTGCAAAAATACCACTTCAGAATTGGTAATTGAGCTCATGGCCCTGAAAACCGTATTTATTTGCGTTCATGCACCTGCCCTGATATAGATGAGCGCAAATAAGCAAGATTTTCAAAGTATGCATGCAAGTAAGGGTCTTTATTGGAAAACCACTTGTCATAACAAACCCATCACAATATATCTAGAAAATTGAACAATAGATTATCATGACTACATAGTATCGAGAAGGATCAAACTAGAGAGGTGGCGGAAGCATACAGTTTCTTTCCATTCTGAGGCACCATCGTGACTTTGGCCTCCCATCCTTGCCCAGCGGCACCTATATCCATTCTCGCCCAGATCTTCTCTGCTTTCTCTGTACCATGTACTGCCATCCTCATTTACGCCAGATTCACTCACTCTTTCATCTAGTAAGTTGATTCCCCAATCTTTCTCACTAGCAATACCAGTGTCTGTTGGAGAAGATCACAAGGAAGCAAACATTTCTTTACCAATTAGATCAATAAGGGCGAAATGTGACACAACAAAATATAGCGCCTGAAGGCATTTCTGAAAAAGGGTATTGGTGGAGCAAGCTTCCCACAAGAGAGAGAAACATGTAAGATGAGAAGTAGAGAACACACCTCTCTTAGGCGGAGTGTCACGGGACTGAGGAGCAGAATTCCTTGGAGTGCAACGGGGATAAAAGTTTTGTTGTTTGGAGAGCCTTTGAGAGCTATAAAAATGGATTCAGAAGTTATGAAAGACAATTTGAAATAGTACACCACAGTATTGAGTTTTGCCAGTTACAGTTGTTTTGTTAAACTTAATGGTAGGATAATAATTGATACCAAACATTCTAGCTAACATTGTAAAATTAGCTATTAACCTAACACATAAAAATAAGCTAACATATGACTAACCAATTGAGCTTCTATAATGCAATCAGTAGGCAAAAAAGTATTTCAGCATATATAAATATGGATGAATACTTACAAGCCGCAAAGCATACGAAGTTGACCTAAGTATACAGATTATCGTGAACACAACTGCCTTGATGCTTCGGATAAAGGTAGCAACGAAAGGTAACAATGTCTAAATCTTGTCATACAGTCGAATGCTACTACAGCAATAAGTAAATGATGGCTGATCTCACAGAAATCATCCAAGTAAGGAGTTGAAACTATGGAACAACTTTCGGCctataaagtaataaatattCATGAAGAAATATCAAATTGATTTAACCATGAGTAGAACTTTTAGGTAAACACAAAAGATATGCATGATCGGATCTTTATTGTCTTATGACCACTGGTGCAGCTATCTTAGTGTTGACAAAGCATGTTTATGGAAGCAATTGAGTGCACTAGATAAAACCAAATTTACCCAGGCAACTTGCTTTAAGGTAATGGAGTTCGCTCATTGTTTAGTGCAGAGAAAAGCGGATGATAACTGAAAGGCATGTCACACAGAAAAGCAGTTTGGAAGAGGAGTGCTCAAATATTGGTTGTTGAGACCAATAAAAGTTGACCATACTCATAATACAAGTAGAAAGCTGAACTTTCAATGCAATGGTATCTGCATATAAAGAGTAGACAGAGTTAATGAGTAACATTACGAGGTTTGGATAATGATTGCATTTTGTAcatcatttagtacatcatagATAGCTTGTGCCTTTATGAAACCTAACCATTATGGTTTTGACATCTGAACCAATTAACAGACCAAGTTCACATTCTCACAAACTCTTGCTCCGAAGTAAAAGTTACAATACATTAATTGGTATTCTCAGTCTTGTTCTAATCTTTAAATCTTTGCGTTCATTTAGTTAGATATCACTTTAATATTCATAAATCTT
This genomic window from Ananas comosus cultivar F153 linkage group 3, ASM154086v1, whole genome shotgun sequence contains:
- the LOC109707601 gene encoding uncharacterized protein LOC109707601 gives rise to the protein MATTSRGGLVAPPLDLKMVSSKRAYVAPPTPLHVADFRWPRRRSCAVTCCGAAEKRKESARRVRVKATPRLPFPSHRSQRLSKQQNFYPRCTPRNSAPQSRDTPPKRDTGIASEKDWGINLLDERVSESGVNEDGSTWYRESREDLGENGYRCRWARMGGQSHDGASEWKETWWEKSDWSGYKELGAEKSGKNAEGDSWWETWQEVLYQDEWSNLARIRRSAEKQAKSGKENAGWYEKWWEKYDAKGWTEKGAHKYGRLNDQSWWEKWGEHYDGRGYVVKWTDKWAETKLGTRWGDKWEEKFFAGIGSRQGETWHVSPAGERWTRTWGEEHFGNGKVHKYGKSTTGESWDIVVEEETYYEAEAHYGWADVVGDSTQLLLIQPQEGPPGEYPTLDFDSSLPQTEDPPDTLPASPQ